From a region of the Actinomadura luzonensis genome:
- a CDS encoding ABC transporter permease, with protein sequence MSAPRAGTTRGERLTPGRLSPGDVVRTGAAGLRARPARVILSALGIAIGIATMIAVIGISSSSREQLLRRLDRLGTNLLTVSPGRTMFGEEAELPGTALAMVQRIRPVRTAAATGGVEATVRRNNHIPDAVTGGIAVQAASTGLLTTLEGAVARGAWLNEATARQPAVVLGAEAARRLGLARTGVQVWMGGRWFTVIGILGPMPLAPEIERSALVGFPAAADLLGFDGHPTTIYERSSDATVEQVRAALPRTVNPENPEEVAVSRPSDALAAKAAAAGAFTGLLLGLGAVALLVGGVGVANTMVISVLERRKEIGLRRSLGATRGQVRLQFLAESLLLSGLGGAAGAVLGALATAGYALSRGWPPVVPPWAVGGAVAATLVVGTLAGIYPAMRAARLSPTVALAAG encoded by the coding sequence ATGAGCGCGCCGCGAGCCGGGACGACGCGCGGCGAGCGGCTGACGCCCGGCCGGCTGAGCCCCGGCGACGTCGTGCGGACCGGGGCGGCCGGGCTGCGGGCCCGCCCGGCGCGGGTGATCCTGTCCGCGCTCGGCATCGCGATCGGCATCGCCACCATGATCGCGGTGATCGGGATCTCGTCGTCCTCACGCGAACAGCTCCTGCGCCGGCTCGACCGGCTCGGCACGAACCTGCTGACCGTGTCGCCGGGCCGCACCATGTTCGGGGAGGAGGCCGAGCTGCCCGGCACCGCCCTGGCCATGGTGCAGCGCATCAGACCGGTCCGCACGGCCGCCGCCACGGGCGGCGTCGAGGCCACCGTCCGGCGCAACAACCACATCCCGGACGCCGTCACCGGCGGCATCGCCGTCCAGGCCGCCAGCACCGGCCTGCTCACCACCCTGGAGGGCGCCGTCGCCAGGGGCGCCTGGCTGAACGAGGCCACCGCCCGGCAGCCGGCCGTGGTGCTCGGCGCGGAGGCGGCCCGGCGGCTCGGGCTGGCCAGGACCGGCGTGCAGGTGTGGATGGGCGGGCGGTGGTTCACCGTCATCGGCATCCTCGGGCCGATGCCGCTCGCGCCGGAGATCGAGCGGTCGGCGCTGGTCGGCTTCCCGGCGGCCGCGGACCTGCTCGGGTTCGACGGCCACCCGACGACGATCTACGAGCGCTCGTCCGACGCGACCGTGGAGCAGGTGCGGGCGGCGCTGCCGCGCACCGTCAACCCGGAGAACCCCGAGGAGGTGGCGGTCAGCCGGCCGTCCGACGCGCTCGCGGCCAAGGCCGCGGCGGCGGGGGCGTTCACCGGCCTGCTGCTCGGGCTCGGCGCGGTGGCGCTGCTCGTCGGCGGGGTGGGCGTGGCCAACACCATGGTCATCTCGGTGCTGGAGCGGCGCAAGGAGATCGGGCTGCGCCGCTCGCTCGGGGCCACCCGGGGGCAGGTGCGCCTGCAGTTCCTCGCCGAGTCGCTGCTGCTGTCGGGGCTCGGCGGGGCGGCGGGCGCGGTGCTCGGCGCGCTCGCCACGGCCGGGTACGCCCTCTCGCGCGGCTGGCCGCCCGTGGTGCCGCCGTGGGCGGTGGGCGGGGCGGTGGCGGCGACGCTGGTGGTGGGGACGCTGGCGGGCATCTACCCGGCGATGCGGGCCGCCCGCCTGTCGCCCACGGTCGCCCTAGCGGCCGGCTGA
- a CDS encoding ABC transporter ATP-binding protein, producing the protein MTAEPSAPVIAELAGVTKSYPGGVHALRGVDLAVARGDLLAIVGPSGSGKSTMLHLIGTLDRPTTGAVRVAGHDVAALSDRELSALRSRHLGFVFQHFHLAPGVTALDNVADGLLYTGAGRRARRERAAAALDRVGLGHRLGHRPAELSGGEQQRVAVARAVAGDPALLLADEPTGNLDSAAGADVLAVLAGLHAAGTTIALITHDAEIAGWCRRQVRLRDGLVVDGHDHDDRGPVALLRGAGR; encoded by the coding sequence ATGACCGCCGAGCCCTCCGCGCCGGTGATCGCCGAGCTGGCCGGGGTCACCAAGTCCTATCCCGGCGGCGTGCACGCGCTGCGCGGCGTGGATCTCGCCGTCGCCCGCGGCGACCTGCTGGCCATCGTCGGCCCCTCCGGCAGCGGCAAGTCCACCATGCTGCACCTGATCGGCACCCTCGACCGGCCCACCACCGGCGCCGTCCGGGTGGCCGGGCACGACGTGGCGGCCCTGTCCGACCGCGAGCTGTCCGCGCTGCGCTCGCGCCACCTGGGCTTCGTCTTCCAGCACTTCCACCTCGCGCCCGGCGTCACCGCCCTGGACAACGTGGCCGACGGGCTGCTCTACACCGGCGCGGGCCGGCGGGCCCGCCGCGAGCGCGCCGCCGCCGCCCTCGACCGGGTCGGGCTCGGCCACCGCCTGGGGCACCGGCCGGCCGAGCTGTCCGGCGGCGAGCAGCAGCGGGTGGCGGTCGCCCGCGCGGTCGCCGGCGACCCGGCGCTGCTGCTCGCCGACGAGCCCACCGGCAACCTGGACTCCGCGGCCGGCGCCGACGTGCTGGCCGTGCTCGCCGGCCTGCACGCCGCCGGCACCACGATCGCCCTCATCACGCACGACGCCGAGATCGCCGGCTGGTGCCGCCGCCAGGTGCGGCTGCGCGACGGGCTCGTCGTGGACGGCCACGACCACGACGACCGGGGACCGGTCGCGCTGCTGAGAGGAGCGGGACGATGA
- a CDS encoding efflux RND transporter periplasmic adaptor subunit has product MRGKGLLLGGGAVLAVAGTWTAVAVLHDGPAAPAAAPAAPPTVPATAEVTRRDLVETKTVDGALTYAGERQLTAGGSGVVTWVPAQGAVVRRGRPLIKVDRRPTVLMYGALPLYRTLRLGVSDGPDVEQLERNLKALGHGSYLTVDGHFSGATRQAVLDWQEDRGLPETGEVDAAQVVFQPAAVRVTEARAAVGDRVAPGRQVLTVSGMRRLVHVDLDTADQSLARKGARVTVTLPGGERAAGRITSIGMVAEVTGQEPDTSTTVDVDITLAERPRTRLDQAPVEVELQSARHAGVLAVPVEALLALREGGFGVEVVTGSGTRIVAVETGAFGGGLVEVEGEGLREGMKVGVPAT; this is encoded by the coding sequence GTGAGGGGCAAGGGCCTGCTGCTGGGCGGCGGCGCCGTCCTCGCCGTCGCCGGGACGTGGACCGCCGTCGCCGTCCTGCACGACGGGCCGGCCGCGCCCGCCGCCGCGCCGGCCGCCCCGCCCACGGTCCCGGCCACCGCCGAGGTCACCCGGCGGGACCTGGTCGAGACCAAGACCGTGGACGGCGCGCTCACCTACGCGGGGGAGCGGCAGCTCACGGCGGGCGGCTCCGGCGTCGTCACCTGGGTCCCGGCGCAGGGCGCCGTCGTGCGGCGCGGCCGGCCGCTGATCAAGGTCGACCGCCGGCCCACCGTCCTCATGTACGGCGCCCTGCCGCTGTACCGGACGCTGCGGCTCGGCGTGTCCGACGGCCCGGACGTCGAGCAGCTCGAACGCAACCTCAAGGCGCTCGGCCACGGCTCCTACCTGACGGTGGACGGGCACTTCAGCGGCGCCACCCGCCAGGCCGTCCTGGACTGGCAGGAGGACCGCGGGCTGCCGGAGACCGGCGAGGTGGACGCCGCCCAGGTCGTCTTCCAGCCCGCCGCCGTCCGCGTCACCGAGGCCAGGGCCGCCGTCGGCGACCGGGTCGCGCCCGGCCGCCAGGTGCTCACGGTCAGCGGCATGCGCCGCCTCGTGCACGTGGACCTCGACACCGCCGACCAGTCGCTGGCCCGCAAGGGCGCGCGGGTCACCGTGACGCTGCCCGGCGGCGAGCGGGCGGCCGGCCGGATCACCTCGATCGGGATGGTCGCCGAGGTCACCGGCCAGGAGCCGGACACCAGCACCACCGTGGACGTCGACATCACCCTGGCCGAGCGGCCGCGCACCCGGCTCGACCAGGCGCCCGTGGAGGTGGAGCTGCAGAGCGCGCGGCACGCCGGCGTGCTGGCCGTGCCCGTGGAGGCGCTGCTGGCGCTGCGCGAGGGCGGGTTCGGGGTGGAGGTCGTGACCGGCTCCGGCACCAGGATCGTCGCCGTCGAGACGGGCGCGTTCGGCGGCGGGCTGGTGGAGGTCGAGGGCGAGGGGCTGCGCGAGGGGATGAAGGTCGGGGTGCCCGCCACATGA
- a CDS encoding response regulator transcription factor: protein MRVLVVEDEERLADAVAHGLRLHAIAVDVAYDGQDALDLAAYVDYDVVVLDRDLPEVHGDDVCRRLREAGRPGRVLMLTAAGQIRDKVDGLAVGADDYLVKPFAFAELVARVRALARRAPRRPEPPLERAGIRLDPARRTVTRDGRAVPLNRKEFDVLHVLLRAGGELVTSGELRRSVWDEHADPGTGALRVTITALRKKLGPPAAVQNVPGRGYRL, encoded by the coding sequence ATGCGGGTGCTTGTCGTGGAGGACGAGGAACGGCTGGCCGACGCGGTCGCGCACGGCCTGCGGCTGCACGCGATCGCCGTGGACGTGGCCTACGACGGGCAGGACGCGCTCGACCTGGCCGCGTACGTCGACTACGACGTGGTCGTGCTGGACCGGGACCTGCCGGAGGTGCACGGCGACGACGTGTGCCGGCGGCTGCGCGAGGCCGGCCGGCCGGGCCGGGTGCTCATGCTGACGGCCGCCGGGCAGATCCGCGACAAGGTGGACGGGCTGGCCGTCGGCGCGGACGACTACCTGGTCAAGCCGTTCGCGTTCGCCGAGCTGGTGGCCCGGGTGCGGGCGCTGGCCAGGCGCGCGCCGCGCCGCCCTGAGCCGCCGCTGGAGCGGGCCGGGATCAGGCTCGACCCGGCGCGCCGCACGGTCACCAGGGACGGGCGGGCGGTGCCGCTCAACCGCAAGGAGTTCGACGTCCTGCACGTGCTGCTGCGCGCCGGCGGCGAGCTGGTCACCTCCGGCGAGCTGCGCAGGAGCGTGTGGGACGAGCACGCCGACCCCGGCACCGGCGCGCTGCGCGTCACGATCACCGCGCTGCGCAAGAAGCTCGGGCCACCCGCGGCGGTCCAGAACGTGCCCGGCCGGGGGTACCGGCTGTGA